The Actinomycetes bacterium genome includes the window GCATGCACGCCGGAGCTCCACGAGGCGGCGCTCGCAGCGAGGAAGGTCGACTGATGCGACGCAGGCTCATGGTTGCGGTGCTCTGGGCGTTCGGCCGGCTTCCGCGGGGGATGCGTCGTGCCGTCGTGAGGGCGTTCTCGCCGAAGTACACGGTTGGCGCGCTCTGCATCGTGCGTCGCGACGACGGGTCGGTATTGCTGGTGCGCCACAGCTACAACCGGCGGTGGGGGACAGTGGGCGGGCTGGCGAAGCCGGGCGAAGCTCCGGAGGTCTGCGCAGTGCGCGAGGCGCGTGAGGAGTCGGGCCTGGAGGTGATCTTGGTGGGGGAGCCCGCCGTGATCGTGCTGCCGCAACTTCGCCGCGTCGATGTCGTGTTCCTCGCCCGGCCAGCTCCATGGGTCGACCCCGACACCGCTCGCCCGACCTCGGCCGAAATCCTTGAGACCCGTTGGTTCCCGCCCGGCCAGGCACCGGAGCTGTCTGCCGACACCGCCTCTGCATGGACGGCCCTGGCCCGTGCAGGGCTGATCGACCGCCCGGGCCAGCTGCCCAGCTGATCGCTGGGCCGACCGTCAGCCGGCGCGGCCGGCCGATCCCAGATCGTCGGCGCCTGTGTCCGATGCCAACGAGTTCGGGGCCGTCTTACCGGATCTCGGCATGGGCCCGTCGTCCAACGCCACAGCGGCGTTGCGCGCAGGGAGCAGCACCCGGCAGTACTCGGCCAGGCGGTCTCGTGCGGTCGCCGAGAGGTGCGTGAACGACAGGCCCACGATGTGCCCGATGTCGGGCGGCGGTGTCGGCCGCACGGCGCGGACCTCGGCCGCCACCGTTGCCTGGTGGACGGTGCCGTCGAGTCCGGGGATGCGGAGACCGACCACGAAGGGGCAACCGATCCGCGGCGCCGATGGCATGCGAACGGACGCTCCGCGCTCCGACACCTCGAGGAGGTCGACCGTCACGCCGCCCACTCGTGCCGTGCTCTCGACAGCGAAGCGGGGGCGGCCCCTGCGCGTGCGCCTCGCGGCCCTGAGAAGCACGCCGCCGATGGTCGCACAAAGGGCGAGCGCTGCGGCCAGTGACACGGTTGTGGCCGCCGTGGGTAGTTCCGGCAGGAAGGAGGGTCCCGCCGCGCTGACCGCACGGACTAGTGCCGCCAACGCGATTGAGGCCCCCGAGGTGACCAGGAGTCTGGCCCTGATCCGAGGTCGGAGGTGGCGATGGCCGGCGGTCGGCGGGGGAGTGCGCAGAGAGGCGGACACCGAACGGGGAACTGCCAACCCCAACCATGCGGTCGTGTATGCGCCCATCAGCAGCCAGTGGTCCTGCGAGCGTCCTAGCTCGGGGCTCAGTCCACGCGCCAGGCGTCTGCGAGCGAGTGTGAACAGCGCCATCCACAGCGCCCACGCGGCGACCAGCATCCATGGGTCGGTGACGATCGGCAGGCGGCCGGTGAGGAGGGTGGCCACCAGTACGGCCACGCTCGCGAGGCGGCGGGGCCCGGCCAGGTAGGTCGCGATCGTGCCGAGGTAGGAGAGGCGCTGCCCCCTGCTGAGTCCGCCGGGGAACAGCGGTGAGCTCGGGGTGCGCAGCGACTGGATGTTGCCGGCGGCCCATAGAGCATGGCGGGCGACGAAGCCCTCAACGTCGGCTTGCGCGAGGGTCAGCGCCGTCGGCTCGCCATGGAACGTCGAGGTCCACCCGTCCGCGTGCGCTGCAAGCGACATCTGGAACGTGGGGGTGTCCGTCTGGACCGGCACCCCGCCGAGTGCGTCAACCGCCTCACGGCGGAGCAGGGCACCCGAGCCGCACCAGTAGGCGGCCCCGTGGTGGTTCTTGCCGGGCTGCATCACGCCGAAGAACAGTGCGAGCTCGTCGATGCCACCGTCGTAGTCGCCGGCTGAGGGGCCGTACACCGCCTGGCGGCCCTGGGCACACCACACGGTCTCATCTGCGAAGTCTCCCTGCAGTGCTCCGATCATCTCGGGCAGTGGAACGTCGTCACCGCGCAGAACCGCGATCAGCTCACCGTCGAGTCGGTCCAGCACGGAGTTCAGGTGCACTTCGGGCTCGGCCGAGGCGTCGAGGCCCCGGGGACACATGACCTCGATGCCGAGTGATCTGGCCAGATCGGCCACCTGTTGGCGGCACAGAGGGTCCAAGACAACGGTGCGGTGCTCGTGTTGCAGCGCCACGCACCCGATCAGTGTGGCTCGCAGCACCTCGGTGGGCTCGTCGCGGGCAATCACCACTACGTCTACGGTGTGTTGGCGCTCCGGAGACACGGGCTGGTCGAAGCGCAGCCGCCAGGTTTCCGCCGCGAAGCGGACGAGTGACAGCAGGGTCGTTGCTTCCGCCAGCCAGAGGGGCCAGAACAACCACGCGTCCGTGCCGCTTCGGGTCCAGCCGGCCCGCCAGCCGAGGTAGACGACACCGGCGGCCAAGCCTGTCCAAACGGCGGCACGCGCCGTCGGAGCCGGGTCGTCGATGTGTTCCGTCACCCCCCACGGATCGGCAGGGTGGGCTCCGATGTGAACCGAGGCGCCAGATGCCGAAGGTGGAGCCGACCGGCGGTCGACCGGCCATGCCGTCCGGGCGAACAACGCGCATCGGTCCAAGGAGGTCGCCAGGGCGGCGGGCACGCTCTTTCGGGAACCGCGCCGAGCGGCGATACGCTCTCTCGCTCCGGGCGTGTAGCTCAGTTGGCTAGAGCGCTTCCCTTACAAGGAAGATGTCGGGGGTTCGAGTCCCTCCACGCCCACCGAGTTTGAGTCAGTTCCAAAGAGATCGCACGCTGACCAATCCACCGCGCGAACTGGAATTCCGAGCTCTTCGGGGGACAACCACCGTTCGAAATCGATGACCACTAACAGTTAGTTGTGTAGCGTTCTAGTTAGTTGTGTAGTGTTCTAGTTAGTTGTGTAGCGTTCTAGCGCAACAGTCGCCCTGCCAACCCTCTAAGCTAGACCTATGGAACTGAGTGCTAGGGCGCTTGGAGCAGTTCCTGGAGGGCAGCTTGATCTGCTGCCTTGCTCCGAGCCCCAACGTAGACACGATAGGGGTGCAGCTAGGTCCAGCTCCGCTGTGAGTTTGTCCGGGCACAGTGCTCCAACTGGCTGTCAGCCGTCAGCTGGACTGCCTTCACTTGCGTGTCGTGGGCGGAGTTTCGGTGGTTTCGTGTTGTCGTTCGGTCGAAGGCACTCCCAACCCGGGGGATTACCCAACTCGCAGCATCACCTTCTTTGCTTGCCATCGCCCCAAGAGGAAGCTGCAACTTGCGCGGCGGTCGGCAAAGAAAGAGCTTGTGCCAGCCAGCCCAACCTCCGGCGTCCCCAAAACCTCACAAGCAGCGCTGACCAGTAATCCTGTCATGAGCCCAGAAGATCGCTTCCCTTCCTATCCGATGATACCGACCGTTCACAAAGGTGTGCCAGGAGCTATGCGTATTAGAGCACTAGTGATAATGATCCTCCTTGTCAGCTTGGCCGCCGGATGCAGTAATTCCGGCGATTCCAAGTTCGAACGCGTGGAGGGATTGCAGCCGCACTCGGTGGACGCAGACTTGGTGTTCACGAACGGTGGGGGTAGTTCAACTCACTCATTGGGCGAGCTTGAAGAAATAGAGATGGTCCGGACCGAAGTATATGAGCCGTTTGTTGAGGCCAGAACCACCTTCGAGGGGCCAACAGTAGAGGCAGTGGTCGATCACTTGGGGTGGGGTACAGATGCAGAAGTCCAAATAGTGGCCCTCAATGAATACTCCTATGATATCCCTATCTCTGACCTCATTGAGGGCGACGCTGTCATCGCCACACGTGAAAATGGTGGCTCGATTCCGCTGGAGGAAGGTGGGCCTGCCCGTATAATATTCCCTGATTGGAGCTCGCAGGGCGCCATCGAGGACGCTTGGGTCTGGTCTGTGGAGACGATAGAGGTCCTGAACGGACCAGGGGACTAGGAGACCTCAGGTGCGTGGACCAAGTCGATCTGAAAGATCTCCAAAATCCCGGGTTCGAGGCATTCTTTTAGTCCTCCTACTGGGTAGTTTGGTGGCAACTGCTCTTGCCGCGTTTCGGCTCTACTCGGTCGCTAGCGAAATCTCCTCAAACAGCGAACTAACCAGGGATGTCAGCGGCGGTGTCTCCGATCTTCGTCTTGACAGCGAGTCTATTGCTGACCTGCTGGACGGCTCTACCCTAAAGCAGAAGGAGGCCGTCGGTCCCGACACCGACCCTGTCTTGGTTGGTGAGCAGCATCGGCGACCTACCATCCAAGAGATCGCCCTGTCGTACTCTCTGGCGCGTCGACAGGTCGACATCGCCGGCGACGATATTTCTAAACTGTCAGATCCAAGAAACGATGTCCTATACAGCGACCTCGTAGGAGCCTACGACGAGGTCGCTGTATTGCTCGATAGAGCATCAGAGTCCGGTGACTTTGATTATTCTGCCGGTCAGACATTGGCCCCACCCCTGAGGTCGACTTCTAGAAGGCTCGTCGACAACGCCTTCGCAGAGGTGCGGCAAAATGCGTCTGATAACAAAATCAGTATTCAACTCGAACTCTTGATCGTGTTCCTTCCGTTGGTGAGCTTGGCGCTTCTATTCTTGCTCGGGAAGGAGAATGAGAGAGACGTCCAGCGTCGGCTCGCAGAAGCAACACAAACACTTGAGGCAGGACACCGCTTCACCAAAATCGAAGCGGAGGCTCTAGAACGTATTGCCCAGGGCAGGCGCACTTCAGACGTCCGAAACTATCTAGCCCAAGTTATCGATCGGGAGTCTTCTGGTGAGTGGACGCTGGGTCAAGCGAATGTAGTGGCAAAGTCTGCTAATGCTCCGGCCATACCCTCCAGCTTCACTGGTATGATTCCAGGCATACTTGAGGTAGCCGCCGAACGGGACCGGATAACCGACTCGTTAGTATCTGAGGCTCGCACTGATCCTCTTACGGGTCTTGCCAACCGTGCGGCGTTAACTGGTGGTCTGTCTTCAGCAATGAGAGGTAGCCGGGATGATGATGTGGCATTTCTCTTTATTGATCTATCTGAGTTCAAGGACATAAACGACAATTTCGGGCACCGAACTGGAGACGCCGTTCTACGTGAAATAGCGTCGAGGATAGAGGCAGAGTGTCCTGACAACGGGTTGGCGGGCAGGATAGGCGGCGATGAGTTCGGCATGCTCCTTACGGAGACCGACTCGGCCGCTGCGAGAGATGTCGCCCACCGAATTCTGGAAGCTGTGCGGGCGCCAATTTCCTGCGACCCCGTCGACCTGACCGTAGGTGCATGCATCGGAATAGCATTCGCAAGGGCGGAACACGATAATTCGGAAGAACTGCTAATGGAAGCTGATCAGGCTATGTATAAAGCCAAGGCAGTTGGTGAGCAAATTGTACTCAGTGATGCAAGGATGCGATCTGCCATAGATAGGCGCCAGGCCATCGAAGATACAATAGTGCGTGCTATAGATGCCGAAAATATGGAGCTTCGCTACCAGCCTATTGTCGATACAGGCAGCGGTCGTATTGCCGGGGTAGAGGCACTCGTGAGACTTCGATCTGGCGAGCGGCTGATGCAACCTTCTGAGTTCCTCCGTGTAGCCGAAGAGACGGGACTGATTATTCAGATTGATCGCTACGTAATGACTCACGCGGCACGCCAGGTTGCGAGCTGGAACACACGGGATGACATCCAGCTGAATCTGGCTGTCAACATATCCGGTGTGCACTTGAACCAGGGCGACCCCCTCGGAGCGATCAACGCTGCGGTCAAACAGTCAGGCCTGCAGATGGAAGATCTGACCATCGAGATATCGGAGGGAGTATTCCTAAACGATCCGACGGCTGTCGCCGAGAAGATGGCAACGCTGCGCAGGCTGGGCGCCAAGTTTGCAATTGACGACTTCGGTGTTGGGTACTCGTCCCTGGCGCAATTGCGGCGGTTGCCGATCGACAAGTTGAAGATCGACCGCGCTTTCACTCAGGAACTTGTTCTCTCCAGCGAGGGTGATGCGGTCGTGAGGGCGATCCTTGACGTGGCAGGGGCGTTGAACCTAGAGACCGTGGCTGAAGGGGTAGAGTCGGTCGAACAACATCAGCGGTTGCAGGACTTGGGCTGTGAATACAGTCAAGGCTATTTCTTTGCTAAGCCTATGACAGCTGGAGAACTTGCCAAGCAGTGGTTGCACAAGGCTGAGGAACTACAGCATCGCTAACCGTCGTTCAGCGCCATGTTCGAGCGTTCCCATGGCATGTTAGTTCGGCGAATTTGGGCTAGCCCCATACCGGCCGGCCACTCAGTCACGGTCGCCGAGGCGGGCCATGTATGCGGCACGCACTGCGAAGTTGCGGCGCATGGAGAGAAGGTTCTCCTCCACGAACTCCTCGCGGTAGGACTTGTCAACGAGGGCCGAGACCGTGAACTGGAGCCCGGCAATCGCCGCGATGAAGGCCGCGCAGCGCAGCAGTGCGCCGGTCAGGACGATCTGGTTCTCCCAGAGCGTGAACTCCGCCACGGCTCCGGAGAACTGGTCGCCGGTCCACAGGGCGATGGTGTCCTCACTGACGAGGAACGTCCCTAGCACCACGTAGAAGACGAAGATCGCAAGGGTCACGAAGATGATCTGGATCGACTGGCTCGTGAAGAACACCAGGCCCACGTTCAGCCGCATACGACGCGACTGCGGGGGCACGTGCGGCGGGTCCTCCAATCCGTCGACGCCGAGCGAGTCGATCGGGGTGCCATCCAGCAGCGGCCCGACTTCGGACCAGCGATCGAAGTGCCCGGCAGCCGAGACCTCCTGAGGCAGCCGGATCACCATGAACAGCGAGCCGGTGACCACCAGCAACGCGACTGCGGCCGCGTAGAAGTCGCCGGGGATGTCGGTAGCGACCCTCCACATCTCTGCGTTCACGAACATGAACATCGTGAAGATCAAGAGGAGGGGCAGGGACCGGATCATCAGGTTGGCGACGTTGGCCAGCTGTCTGAACAGCTGAACAATCGCCCAACGGGTCATGGGCAGCAGTCCGTAGGAGACCACCACGTAGACGACGATCAGAACCAACAGGTTGAATCCGAGCGTGAGCGCAGCGGTGGCCCACTGCAGCCCGAACAGCACCGGCAGCACGCTCGGCACCAGCACGAAGGCGCTCAGCTCCCGTGCTCCGATCTTGTCAGGGCGGCGGTACCAGGGTCGGCCGCGGGCGCGGTTGAGCAGAGCCAGCGTGAGCACCAGTGCCACCACACCGCCGACCACCACGAGCACGTTGGCCCAGGTGGGCAGGTCGTCGGATACGCCGTTGACCATCTGGGACACGAACACGACGGTGAGCACCGGCCATGCCCGGGTGAAGATGTCGTCGGACGCGGTGTAGTCCTCGATGAAGTGGGGCACGCCCCGGCTCACGAACCACCGCTCAGTGAGCCGTCGCATCTCGGCGCGGTCCTCGGCGGTGGTCACGGGCACGCCATGAGTCTTCCCGACGGCCGTGGGGGATTGGTGGTTCTAGGCGGGATCGAGGACCAGGTGCACGTGTGCGAGCCGGCGCACGAGCAGGCTCGGGATGTGCGCCGGCGCGGGCGCGGTCGGGTCAAGGCGGATGTCGCTTGTCGTACGGATGAGGGCCTCGGTGACGATCCGGGCCTCCAGACGGGCCAGCGGGGCGCCGAGGCAGTGGTGGATACCCCACCCGAACCCGAAGTGGTCCCGCGGGTTCGCCCGGTCGAGGAGGACCGAGTCCGGGGCGTCGAATGCCTCCGGGTCGCGGTTGGCCGACGCCCAGATCAGGAACAGCCGGGCCCCTTCGGGGATGCTCACGCTCGCCAACTCGGTGTCGCGGCTGGCGACCCGGAAGTGTCCCCTGAACGGGCTCTCGAGGCGCACCACCTCTTCGAGGAACGGCTCTAGGAGGGATGTGTCCGCTCTTACGCGGGCCTGGATGTCAGGGTTGCAGGCCAGCACGCGCGCCGCGCTACCGATGAGGTTGCCGGTCGAGTCCGACCCGGCCGAGACCAGCTGCAGCGCCATCGAGGTCGCCTCCGCGTCGGAGAGGCTCCCATCCTGCACCGCCTCTGCCAGCGTGCCGAGGATGGCATCGCCCGCCGAGCCACCCGGCCCTGCATCAGCGAGGTTCTCGCGCAGGTACTTCACGAATCCGAACACCGACGCAGCGCACTGCGCCAGGCGCTCTGTTGAGGCGACACCGCTGAGCAGCTCGACGCCATCGTCGGACCACTGCTTCAGTCGGGGCGTGTCTTCATCGGGCAGGCCCAGTAGGGCCGCGATCACGTGCACCGGCAATCTCGAAGCGAGTGAGTCCATCCACTCGATCGAGCCTGCCTCCACCAGCGGCGCCAGCATGGCCGAAGCCAGTTCTTCGATCATCGGGGCGGCGGTGTTCACCTCGCGGAAGGTCCGCGCCACCACCTTGCGTTGCCGGGAGTGGTCGGGGGGGTCCGCAGTGGCCAGCACATCGGCAACGGTCGAGGCCGACGCGCCGAAGTCCACGAGCTCGGAGCCACCACTGCCTGTGGCATTCGCCTGCACGAAGGCGGTCAGGTGCGACGAGAAATCCTCCTTGCGACCTGCTGCCTCCTTCACATCTGCGTAGCGCGAGACCAGGAACAGGTCCATCCCGGGGATGTGGTGCACCGGCGAGTCCTCCCGCAGCCGTGCATAGAGGTCGTAGGGATCCTCGAGGTTGTCGAGGTCGAACACGTCCAGGTCGGGGGAGCCCATGGTTTCCTCAGTCTCTCTCGCAGCTGCTCGCTCGGCTGCGGTGGTGCACGGCGGCCTGCTCGAAGAGGGGGGCGATGTGCAGCAGGTCGAGCATCGCCGGATCGTATGGCACCAGCGTGGTTGAGCGGTAGGCCTCCCCGGGTGAGCCGTGCGATGCCTATCGTCTGGCCATGGCCACGACGTCAGGCGGAATCACGCCCACACTCTCGATGAACCTGCTCAACTTCGCCGCCGAGTCGCCCGAAAGCTGGGAGCCACTTCTCGACCGGGCGGTCTCGATCGAACGTGCGGGCGTGGACCGGGTGATCGTGTCGGACCACATCGCCTTCGGGGAGAACCTCGATGCCTACGGCGATCCGTCATCCGGTGGAGTCGAGGGCGGCCGTCAACCGACCGGCCCTGACGGCGCGTGGTTGGAGCCGCTCACGGTGCTGGCGGCGGTTGCCGGTCGCACCACGCGGGTGAGGCTTGCCACCGGCATCCTCATTGCGTCGCTGCGCCGCCCCGCAGTGCTCGCCAAGACCGCGGCCACCATCGACGCGATCTCCGGTGGCCGCCTCGACCTCGGCGTGGGGGTCGGGTGGCAACGAGAGGAGTATGAGGCGGCCGGGCTCGCCTTCGAGGGCCGCGGCAAGCTGCTCGACCACACGCTCGCTGTGTTGCAGACCTTCTGGACCGAACAGGCGGCTGGCTTCAGCGACGACCGGCTCGCCTTCGAGCGGATCCACCAGGCGCCCAAGCCGGTGCAAGCCGGAGGCGTGCCCATCTGGGTGAGCGGGCGGCTTCACGGGGGCCGGGCCGACAACGCCGTGCTGCGTCGCATCCTGAGGTTCGGGTCCGGCTGGATTCCGTGGGGCGATGACGCACAGGACCCTGCCCCGGCCATCGCTCGGATCCGCGAGGCGCTTGCCGAGGCCGGCCGGGACCCGGCCGGGTTCCAGGTGCAGGGCGCGCTCGCCGTTCCAGCCGATGCGGGCGTGGCGGGGATAGAGCAGGCCCTCGAGTCAGCTCTGGCACTCAACGAGGCCGGGGTGACCGACTTCCAGGTCTTCCTGCGGTGCCCCGACCACGAACTCGAGGACCGCCTCACACCGATTGTCTCGACCTTCCACTCGGCGTTCGCGTAGTTGCCCGCGTCGTCTGGCGCGGCGGGGTCAGGCGTAGAACTGTGAGGCCCAGGCTCGGAACTGCATGATGGGGCCGTCGGTGTCGGCGAGGGCTGGTCGCTCCACGTAGGCCTTGTGCTCCCACACGTTGGCGTCCTCTCCGATCTGCTCGGCGAGCAGGTCGACGAACGTATCGGTCACGAGTCGAGTCATGGCCTCGTCGTCCGAGCGGCGCGTCGCGAAGTTCATGCGCAGGTGGCTGCTGGAGTCGGTCACCGGGGTGTTGCACCCGAGGCTGACGGTGTCGATGATGCCGACCATCCGCACGATGCTGAACCCGGGGCCCCAGCTCTCTGCGGTCACATGCCCGTCGACCACACCGTTGGCGGTGGGCCAACGCTGGGTGCTCTCCATCCTGTAGTGGGCGCCGTCGGTTTCGAACGAGTCGATCTCTGGCACGTGCTCCTGGCCGTGCACGAATCCGAAGTGCGCCGAGTCGGCGCCGTTCTCTGCCATCTCCTGCCACGGCGCAGACACATGGAAGTCGCGCTGAACGGGCTCGGTGTAGGTGTCTCGATCGGCGAACTCCGGCACGTCGGGAATCTCCCACATCGGGTCGACGCCATCGGGATGGAACCATGCCATCAGCAGCCCGTTGCGCTCGATCACGGGATACGGCCGAAGGTTGCACGACCGGTTGGTGCGCCCGCTGTAGGGGATGTGGGTGTTGGAGCCATCAGCGCCGAAACGCCACCCGTGGAACGGGCACGCCACGCTGTCGCCGGCCACGGAGCCACCGAACCCTATGTGTGCACCCAGGTGAGGACAGTGGGCGTCGTTGAGGTGGGCGTAACCGTGTTCATCACGCCAGAGCACGAGGTGGCGTCCGAAGTACTGCAGCGCCATCAGGTCGCCGGGTGAGACATCGCTGGGAAACCCGACCTGGAACCAGCCGAAGGGCACGGGCAGGGGCGCATCCGTCATGGGGACTGTCTACGCCGCGAGCGCCCGTGCCGCCAGCACCGTTGCGGCAAGGCGGTCCGGTGGCTCCCGATTCAGCCCTTGGTCCAGGGCGACTGCCGTTTGGGGGCGAGATGAAGGCACGACACCCCAGGCCGTGGGCAACGTGGCCGGACCCGACTTCAGGCAGCGGGCTTCCGCGCGACGAGCGAATACCGGTGGTCGTCCGCCCGCGGATCACATGTTTCGACCACGAATCCGGCCCCGCGGGTCGCCTCGAGCAGTCGTCGGGTGGAGAACGGGCTGAAATGCAGGGAGTGTGACCGCACTGTTGTGTCATTCGCGGCCTCGATCTCGAGCACGACGTCCATTTCGCACACCGAAGCGCTGTCCGCAGAACCGCTTGCCCGCCAGTGGTAGGTGGCCCGGCAGGTGGCTCCGTTCCGTTGCACCGGGCGCGGATCCACCACCACGTGGTCGCCGGTCGCCATCACGGCTTCCCAGTGCTGTGAGTCGGTGATCATCACACCTCC containing:
- a CDS encoding TIGR03619 family F420-dependent LLM class oxidoreductase, which produces MATTSGGITPTLSMNLLNFAAESPESWEPLLDRAVSIERAGVDRVIVSDHIAFGENLDAYGDPSSGGVEGGRQPTGPDGAWLEPLTVLAAVAGRTTRVRLATGILIASLRRPAVLAKTAATIDAISGGRLDLGVGVGWQREEYEAAGLAFEGRGKLLDHTLAVLQTFWTEQAAGFSDDRLAFERIHQAPKPVQAGGVPIWVSGRLHGGRADNAVLRRILRFGSGWIPWGDDAQDPAPAIARIREALAEAGRDPAGFQVQGALAVPADAGVAGIEQALESALALNEAGVTDFQVFLRCPDHELEDRLTPIVSTFHSAFA
- a CDS encoding Rieske 2Fe-2S domain-containing protein, with protein sequence MTDAPLPVPFGWFQVGFPSDVSPGDLMALQYFGRHLVLWRDEHGYAHLNDAHCPHLGAHIGFGGSVAGDSVACPFHGWRFGADGSNTHIPYSGRTNRSCNLRPYPVIERNGLLMAWFHPDGVDPMWEIPDVPEFADRDTYTEPVQRDFHVSAPWQEMAENGADSAHFGFVHGQEHVPEIDSFETDGAHYRMESTQRWPTANGVVDGHVTAESWGPGFSIVRMVGIIDTVSLGCNTPVTDSSSHLRMNFATRRSDDEAMTRLVTDTFVDLLAEQIGEDANVWEHKAYVERPALADTDGPIMQFRAWASQFYA
- a CDS encoding NUDIX domain-containing protein, with product MRRRLMVAVLWAFGRLPRGMRRAVVRAFSPKYTVGALCIVRRDDGSVLLVRHSYNRRWGTVGGLAKPGEAPEVCAVREAREESGLEVILVGEPAVIVLPQLRRVDVVFLARPAPWVDPDTARPTSAEILETRWFPPGQAPELSADTASAWTALARAGLIDRPGQLPS
- a CDS encoding molybdopterin-dependent oxidoreductase — encoded protein: MSPEDRFPSYPMIPTVHKGVPGAMRIRALVIMILLVSLAAGCSNSGDSKFERVEGLQPHSVDADLVFTNGGGSSTHSLGELEEIEMVRTEVYEPFVEARTTFEGPTVEAVVDHLGWGTDAEVQIVALNEYSYDIPISDLIEGDAVIATRENGGSIPLEEGGPARIIFPDWSSQGAIEDAWVWSVETIEVLNGPGD
- a CDS encoding cytochrome P450: MGSPDLDVFDLDNLEDPYDLYARLREDSPVHHIPGMDLFLVSRYADVKEAAGRKEDFSSHLTAFVQANATGSGGSELVDFGASASTVADVLATADPPDHSRQRKVVARTFREVNTAAPMIEELASAMLAPLVEAGSIEWMDSLASRLPVHVIAALLGLPDEDTPRLKQWSDDGVELLSGVASTERLAQCAASVFGFVKYLRENLADAGPGGSAGDAILGTLAEAVQDGSLSDAEATSMALQLVSAGSDSTGNLIGSAARVLACNPDIQARVRADTSLLEPFLEEVVRLESPFRGHFRVASRDTELASVSIPEGARLFLIWASANRDPEAFDAPDSVLLDRANPRDHFGFGWGIHHCLGAPLARLEARIVTEALIRTTSDIRLDPTAPAPAHIPSLLVRRLAHVHLVLDPA
- a CDS encoding EAL domain-containing protein yields the protein MATALAAFRLYSVASEISSNSELTRDVSGGVSDLRLDSESIADLLDGSTLKQKEAVGPDTDPVLVGEQHRRPTIQEIALSYSLARRQVDIAGDDISKLSDPRNDVLYSDLVGAYDEVAVLLDRASESGDFDYSAGQTLAPPLRSTSRRLVDNAFAEVRQNASDNKISIQLELLIVFLPLVSLALLFLLGKENERDVQRRLAEATQTLEAGHRFTKIEAEALERIAQGRRTSDVRNYLAQVIDRESSGEWTLGQANVVAKSANAPAIPSSFTGMIPGILEVAAERDRITDSLVSEARTDPLTGLANRAALTGGLSSAMRGSRDDDVAFLFIDLSEFKDINDNFGHRTGDAVLREIASRIEAECPDNGLAGRIGGDEFGMLLTETDSAAARDVAHRILEAVRAPISCDPVDLTVGACIGIAFARAEHDNSEELLMEADQAMYKAKAVGEQIVLSDARMRSAIDRRQAIEDTIVRAIDAENMELRYQPIVDTGSGRIAGVEALVRLRSGERLMQPSEFLRVAEETGLIIQIDRYVMTHAARQVASWNTRDDIQLNLAVNISGVHLNQGDPLGAINAAVKQSGLQMEDLTIEISEGVFLNDPTAVAEKMATLRRLGAKFAIDDFGVGYSSLAQLRRLPIDKLKIDRAFTQELVLSSEGDAVVRAILDVAGALNLETVAEGVESVEQHQRLQDLGCEYSQGYFFAKPMTAGELAKQWLHKAEELQHR